The Rana temporaria chromosome 13, aRanTem1.1, whole genome shotgun sequence genome has a window encoding:
- the GPX2 gene encoding glutathione peroxidase 2 has protein sequence MAYIAKSFYDLQATNLEGEKVDFNVFRGRVILIENVASLUGTTVRDYTQLNDLQNKYPRRLVVMGFPCNQFGYQENCKNEEILNSLKYVRPGNGFEPGFTVFQKCEVNGKDIHPVFAYLKDKLPAPDDEPSGLITDPRYIVWSPVHRADISWNFEKFLIGPEGEPFKRYSKSFQTINIEPDIQRLLKLAK, from the exons ATGGCGTACATAGCTAAATCCTTCTACGACCTGCAAGCCACAAATCTGGAAGGGGAGAAGGTAGATTTCAACGTGTTTAGGGGAAGAGTAATTTTGATAGAAAATGTTGCTTCACTTTGAGGTACGACCGTCAGGGATTACACGCAGCTCAATGATCTGCAGAACAAATATCCGCGGCGGCTTGTTGTGATGGGATTTCCATGCAATCAGTTTGGCTACCAG GAGAACTGTAAAAATGAAGAGATTCTGAATTCCTTAAAATACGTTCGACCAGGTAACGGCTTTGAACCTGGTTTTACTGTGTTCCAGAAATGTGAGGTCAACGGGAAAGATATTCATCCAGTCTTTGCTTACTTGAAGGACAAGCTTCCTGCACCTGATGATGAGCCATCTGGTCTGATTACTGACCCCCGATATATCGTATGGAGCCCTGTACACAGGGCCGACATATCCTGGAACTTTGAGAAGTTTCTAATCGGCCCAGAAGGAGAACCTTTTAAGCGCTACAGTAAAAGCTTCCAAACCATTAACATAGAGCCCGACATCCAGAGGCTCCTAAAACTTGCCAAATAA